From a single Accipiter gentilis chromosome 10, bAccGen1.1, whole genome shotgun sequence genomic region:
- the LOC126043682 gene encoding gonadotropin-releasing hormone receptor-like has product MAQLSGAGQDTLAGGRGHPDPDPAVGNASAEPPSSLPPPELGCAWSPQAEGSEEPLRLPTFSPAAQARVAVTFALFVLSAACNLAVLRAARGRRGGQRSHIRLLLLHLAAADLLVTVVVMPLDAIWNITLQWRAGDLACRLLMYLRLLAMYASAFVTVVISLDRQAAILHPLAITRARRRNRIMLYVAWLLSAGLSVPQLFLFHTVTFRSPHNFTQCTTRGSFPQPWHETLYNMLGFACLFLLPLLIMICCYARILLEISRRMGSSLFSSQDVSLRCSRNNIPRARLRMLKMSLVIVSSFILCWTPYYLLGLWYWFCPRVMEKRVSPALTHILFIFGLFNACLDPITYGFFTIPFQRRWGCPCGHGTEPQPPSPVTGSFHCSGSSLPPKRGVPGGQEQPMPAGLGLPAGAGSCQSSSL; this is encoded by the exons ATGGCCCAGCTGAGCGGTGCTGGGCAGGACACCCTGgctggag GAAGGGGCCATCCGGACCCAGACCCTGCAGTGGGGAACGCCAGCGCGGAGCCCCCCAGCAGCCTGCCCCCCCCTGAGCTGGGCTGTGCCTGGAGTCCCCAGGCCGAGGGCAGTGAGGAGCCCCTGCGCCTGCCCACCTTCTCCCCCGCCGCTCAGGCCCGTGTGGCTGTCACCTTCGCCCTCTTCGTCCTCTCTGCCGCCTGCAACCTGGCGGTTCTGCGGGCAGCcaggggccggcggggcggccaGCGGTCCCACATtcgcctgctgctgctgcacctggCTGCTGCCGACCTGCTGGTGACGGTGGTGGTGATGCCGCTGGACGCCATCTGGAACATCACGTTGCAGTGGCGGGCAGGCGACCTGGCCTGCCGCCTCCTCATGTACCTCCGGCTGCTGGCCATGTACGCCTCTGCCTTCGTCACTGTCGTCATCAGCCTGGACCGGCAGGCTGCCATCCTGCACCCGCTGGCCATCACCCGCGCCCGGAGGAGGAACCGCATCATGCTCTATGTTGCCTGGCTTCTCAGTGCAGGGCTCTCGGTGCCGCAG CTGTTCCTCTTCCACACGGTCACCTTCCGCTCCCCGCACAACTTCACCCAGTGCACCACACGgggcagcttcccccagccctggcacgaGACCCTCTACAACATGCTTGGCTtcgcctgcctcttcctgctGCCGCTGCTCATCATGATCTGCTGCTACGCACGCATCCTCCTGGAGATCTCCCGGCGCATGGGCTCCAGCCTCT TCTCATCCCAGGACGTGTCGCTGCGGTGCTCCAGGAACAACATCCCGCGGGCACGGCTGCGCATGCTGAAGATGAGCCTGGTCATCGTCTCCTCCTTCATCCTCTGCTGGACCCCCTACTACCTGCTGGGGCTGTGGTACTGGTTCTGCCCACGGGTCATGGAGAAGAGGGTCTCGCCGGCCCTCACCCACATCCTCTTCATCTTTGGCCTCTTCAATGCATGCCTGGACCCCATCACCTATGggttcttcaccatccccttccagaggcgctggggctgcccctgCGGGCATGGCACTGagccccagccaccctccccagTCACCGGCTCCTTCCACTGCTCGGGCTCCTCCCTGCCACCCAAGCGGGGTGTCCCAGGGGGGCAGGAGCAGCCGATGCccgctgggctggggctgcccgctGGGGCTGGGTCCTGCCAGAGCAGCTCCCTGTGA
- the ANKRD34C gene encoding ankyrin repeat domain-containing protein 34C produces the protein MDEVTELEMGGNSLLKAVWLGRLRLTRLLLEGGAYINESNEKGETALMVACITKHVDQQSINKAKMVKYLLDNRADPNIQDKSGKTALMHACIRGAGGDVVSLLLENGADPSLEDHSGASALVHAINADDKDVLQHLLNACKAKGKEVIIITMDKSASGTKTAKQYLNVPPSLEFKEKAPPEACTAPSSTHLKTPGSAPSPAEKESGIFGPHPSHPGDSPSARSADEPPSPGQRASAARRARLPQLKRLRSEPWGLVAPSVLAASAHRDDTRVCADDEVIMGISDLSLSKKAPLAWSGSSKSKDPSLFPPVDEQALRTPPAPGPLARKAAYEKSQAAHQRLPRRSTVPEELESVSSTVTGSATAMDTLHWRRLSTEHYDCDPQVSSVPGLTEAGKVPSERRKLSGSHLALLDGSRESLDSMASTSPATVRHRPPSLLERRGSGTLLLDHISHTRPGYLPPLNVNPNPPIPDIGSNSKASPPLAACFKSLVPIAPSSPRRGDLRAKRKLLRRHSMQAEQMRQLSDFEEIVAQ, from the coding sequence ATGGATGAGGTGACAGAGCTGGAGATGGGGGGGAACTCCCTCCTAAAGGCAGTGTGGCTTGGCCGGCTCCGGCTGACCCGGCTACTGCTTGAAGGGGGGGCTTACATCAATGAGAGCAACGAGAAAGGGGAGACTGCCCTGATGGTGGCCTGCATCACCAAGCATGTCGACCAGCAGAGCATTAACAAGGCCAAGATGGTCAAGTACCTGCTGGACAACAGAGCTGACCCCAACATCCAGGACAAGTCTGGGAAAACAGCCCTCATGCATGCCTGCATCCGCGGCGCCGGGGGGGATGTggtgtccctgctgctggagaaTGGGGCAGACCCCAGCCTGGAGGACCACTCAGGAGCATCAGCTCTGGTCCACGCCATCAATGCCGATGACAAGGATGTGCTGCAGCACCTCCTGAACGCCTGCAAAGCCAAAGGGAAGGAGGTGATCATTATCACTATGGACAAGTCGGCCTCTGGCACCAAGACTGCCAAGCAGTACCTGAACGTTCCCCCCTCGCTGGAGTTTAAGGAGAAGGCCCCCCCTGAGGCATGCACAGCACCCTCCAGCACCCACCTGAAAACTCCTGGCTCGgcaccttcccctgctgagaagGAGAGCGGCATCTTCGGCCCACACCCGTCGCATCCTGGGGACAGCCCCTCTGCCAGGTCTGCCGATGAGCCACCCTCCCCGGGCCAGAGAGCCAGCGCAGCCAGGAGAGCCCGCCTGCCCCAGCTGAAACGGCTACGGTCAGAGCCATGGGGTCTGGTCGCGCCCTCAGTGCTGGCGGCCTCCGCACACCGCGACGACACGCGGGTCTGCGCAGACGACGAGGTGATCATGGGCATCAGCGACCTCTCGCTCTCCAAAAAGGCTCCTCTTGCCTGGAGtggcagcagcaaaagcaaggacccctctctcttccccccggTAGACGAGCAGGCTCTGAGGACACCACCAGCCCCTGGGCCACTGGCGAGGAAAGCAGCCTACGAGAAGAGCCAGGCTGCCCACCAGCGCCTGCCCCGAAGAAGCACAGTCCCCGAAGAGCTGGAGAGCGTCAGCTCCACTGTCACCGGCTCAGCCACGGCAATGGACACGCTGCACTGGCGGAGGCTGAGCACCGAGCACTACGACTGTGACCCCCAGGTCTCCAGTGTCCCCGGCCTGACCGAGGCGGGGAAAGTGCCGTCAGAGAGGAGGAAGCTCAGCGGTTCCCACCTGGCCTTGCTGGATGGCTCACGGGAGTCCCTGGACAGCATGGCCAGCACATCGCCTGCGACCGTCCGGCACCGACCACCCAGCTTGCTGGAAAGGCGAGGGTCCGGGACCCTGCTGCTGGACCATATCTCCCACACGAGGCCGGGATATCTGCCCCCCCTGAATGTGAACCCCAACCCCCCGATCCCTGACATCGGCTCCAACAGCAAAGCCTCCCCTCCGCTTGCTGCCTGCTTTAAGTCCCTGGTACCCATCGCTCCCAGCTCACCCAGACGGGGTGACTTGAGAGCCAAAAGGAAGCTTCTCCGGAGACACTCCATGCAAGCGGAGCAGATGCGGCAGCTCTCTGATTTTGAGGAAATAGTGGCCCAGTAA
- the TMED3 gene encoding transmembrane emp24 domain-containing protein 3 encodes MRAGMRAGMRVLAVLLCALRAGGTELTFELPDSAKQCFHQELERGLKFTLDYQVITGGHYDVDCYVEDPNGRTIYKETKKQYDSFPHHTEVKGVYTFCFSNEFSTFSHKTVYFDFQVGDEPPILPDMSNRVTALTQMESACVTIHEALNTVIDSQTHYRLREAQDRSRAEDLNGRVSYWSVGETLILFVVSIGQVMLLKSFFTEKRPSSSGAST; translated from the exons ATGCGGGCCGGGATGCGGGCCGGGATGCGGGTGCTGGCCGTGCTGCTGTGCGCGCTGCGGGCCGGCGGCACCGAGCTGACCTTCGAGCTGCCCGACAGCGCCAAGCAGTGCTTCCACCAGGAGCTGGAGCGCGGCCTCAAGTTCACGCTGGACTACCAG GTGATCACCGGGGGACACTACGACGTGGACTGCTACGTGGAGGACCCCAACGGCAGGACGATCTACAAGGAGACCAAGAAGCAGTACGACAGCTTCCCGCACCATACCGAAGTCAAGGGCGTCTACACTTTCTGCTTCAGCAATGAGttctccaccttctcccacaaaacCGTCTACTTCGACTTCCAGGTGGGCGACGAGCCACCGATCCTGCCCGACATGAGCAACCGCGTCACCGCCCTGACACAG ATGGAGTCCGCCTGTGTCACCATCCACGAGGCTCTGAACACAGTGATCGACTCCCAGACTCACTACCGCCTGCGGGAAGCGCAGGACCGGAGCAGAGCTGAAGACCTCAACGGCCGGGTCTCATACTGGTCGGTTGGGGAAACCCTCATCCTCTTTGTGGTCAGCATTGGGCAAGTGATGCTGCTCAAAAGCTTCTTCACCGAGAAGAGACCCAGCAGCAGTGGGGCCAGCACCTAG